In Micromonospora sp. LH3U1, one genomic interval encodes:
- a CDS encoding glycosyltransferase 87 family protein: MPADPVAPPAVTDDDPGGRTVRRLVAVVALIAVLPALYLPGLKHNFFDLKIYMSAMDWWRVGHPLYDYVQPDRVQGELFFTYPPFSALLLWPFGLLRLGVTVTIFTVLTVLAVVLTTRWLVTPVIARHNLPRAFTLTAAVLLVLAVESTRETITFGQINMLLVVLILADLLYAVPQARRWAGVGVGLATALKLFPGIFIVYLLATRRWRAAAVASATAAAATLLAAAIAPSDSWRFWIHELWDNDRVGRTDYAGNQSLFGLLSRFTAPEKPDRLLWLLVVAVVAVYGLRRAVRAARAGDPLTGLTLTGLVGSLASPITWTHHIYWFVPAVVLLADAALSADRPDEARRRWWLGGLALGTAAVIIYGVVTFQEWGVATLRTNNPADFVLQNGYVLLSVLLLATLPVRSRHPEQKSHQMDEAPTSGYRR, encoded by the coding sequence GTGCCAGCCGATCCCGTAGCACCGCCCGCCGTCACGGACGACGATCCCGGCGGCCGTACGGTCCGTCGCCTGGTCGCGGTGGTGGCCCTCATCGCCGTGCTACCAGCGCTCTACCTGCCCGGCCTCAAGCACAACTTCTTCGACCTCAAGATTTACATGTCCGCGATGGACTGGTGGCGGGTCGGCCATCCGCTCTACGACTACGTCCAACCCGACCGGGTGCAGGGCGAGCTGTTCTTCACCTACCCGCCGTTCAGCGCGCTGCTGCTGTGGCCGTTCGGGCTGTTGAGGCTCGGCGTGACCGTGACGATCTTCACGGTGCTCACCGTGCTGGCCGTGGTGCTGACCACCCGGTGGCTGGTGACCCCGGTCATCGCCCGGCACAACCTGCCGCGGGCGTTCACCCTGACCGCCGCCGTGCTGCTGGTGCTGGCGGTGGAGAGCACCCGCGAGACGATCACCTTCGGCCAGATCAACATGCTGCTGGTCGTGCTGATCCTGGCCGACCTGCTGTACGCGGTGCCGCAGGCACGCCGCTGGGCCGGGGTGGGCGTGGGGCTGGCAACGGCGCTGAAGCTCTTCCCCGGCATCTTCATCGTGTACCTGCTGGCCACCCGGCGGTGGCGGGCCGCGGCGGTGGCGAGCGCCACCGCAGCCGCGGCGACCCTGCTCGCGGCGGCGATCGCCCCCAGCGACTCCTGGCGGTTCTGGATCCACGAGTTGTGGGACAACGACCGGGTGGGACGCACCGACTACGCGGGCAACCAGTCGTTGTTCGGCCTCCTCAGCCGGTTCACCGCGCCGGAGAAGCCGGACCGACTGCTCTGGCTGTTGGTGGTCGCCGTGGTCGCCGTCTACGGGCTGCGGCGGGCCGTCCGCGCGGCTCGGGCCGGTGACCCGTTGACGGGTCTGACGCTGACCGGGCTGGTCGGCTCGCTGGCGAGCCCGATCACCTGGACCCACCACATCTACTGGTTCGTGCCGGCGGTGGTGCTGCTCGCCGACGCGGCGTTGAGCGCCGACCGTCCGGACGAGGCACGCCGGCGGTGGTGGTTGGGCGGGCTCGCGTTGGGCACCGCCGCCGTGATCATCTACGGCGTGGTGACGTTCCAGGAATGGGGCGTGGCAACCCTGCGGACCAACAACCCGGCGGACTTCGTCCTACAGAACGGCTACGTGCTGCTCAGCGTGCTGCTGCTGGCCACCCTGCCGGTGCGCTCCAGACACCCTGAGCAAAAATCGCACCAAATGGACGAAGCCCCCACTAGCGGCTATCGGCGCTAA
- the orn gene encoding oligoribonuclease has product MADLLVWIDCEMTGLDLGRDKLIEVAALVTDPDLNVLGDGVDVVIHADEAALEGMPEIVQTMHAKSGLTEEVRRSAVTLAEAEDLVLEYVRTFVKDPRTAPLCGNSIGTDRGFIARDMPRLDAHLHYRMIDVSSIKELCRRWYPRVYFGQPQKGLAHRALADIRESIRELEYYRRTVFVPLPGPDVETAKGIAAEL; this is encoded by the coding sequence GTGGCTGACCTCCTTGTCTGGATCGACTGTGAGATGACCGGGTTGGACCTCGGCAGGGACAAACTGATCGAGGTTGCGGCACTGGTCACCGATCCCGACCTCAACGTGCTGGGTGACGGTGTCGACGTGGTGATCCACGCCGACGAGGCGGCGCTGGAGGGGATGCCGGAGATCGTGCAGACCATGCACGCCAAGTCCGGCCTCACCGAAGAGGTCCGTCGTTCGGCGGTCACCCTCGCCGAGGCCGAAGACCTGGTCCTGGAGTACGTCCGTACCTTCGTCAAGGATCCGCGTACGGCTCCGCTGTGCGGCAACTCGATCGGCACGGACCGGGGCTTCATCGCCCGGGACATGCCCCGCCTCGACGCGCACCTGCACTACCGGATGATCGACGTTTCGTCGATCAAGGAACTCTGCCGCCGCTGGTACCCCCGCGTGTACTTCGGTCAGCCGCAGAAGGGTCTCGCGCACCGGGCGCTGGCCGACATCCGGGAGAGCATCCGGGAGTTGGAGTACTACCGGCGTACGGTCTTCGTCCCGCTGCCCGGCCCGGACGTCGAGACCGCCAAAGGTATCGCCGCCGAACTCTGA
- a CDS encoding L,D-transpeptidase — protein MRASQDQLIRPGGRRRVFAAGLLAVALAFTSACTDGDGGKPSSWHGGGESPAPKAAATISEPATDAKDVPASTGITFTTKDAVKTAVELKDAAGKAVEGTLAADGKTWLPAGALAYGTSYTATVTATGDDDRPATATSTFTTMAKPGNQVRVSSFLGDNQVVGVGMPLIVKFSRGIPEDYRDDVQRRMTVTSTPAQEGIWHWVSPTEIRYRPKEFWKADSKVSYRVQAGGLPMGEGWYGRADLSVDVKIGPSVIMTVDNKTKRMTVTRNGALIKTIPVSLGKKTTPSSSGTMVVIEKLRKTVFDTMEELGPEEGYRTKIDFAQRLTWGGEFIHAAPWSEGQQGTTNVSHGCVNVSMANGDWLFKNTQVGDPITVKGTERKLQNGNGWTDWNMSWDEYVKGSALPYEPPADPDTTPTPDGTTPSPTPTA, from the coding sequence ATGCGAGCTAGCCAGGACCAGCTGATCAGGCCCGGCGGGCGACGCCGCGTGTTCGCGGCGGGGCTCCTCGCCGTGGCGCTGGCCTTCACCTCTGCCTGCACCGACGGCGACGGCGGCAAGCCGTCCTCGTGGCACGGCGGCGGCGAGAGCCCCGCCCCGAAGGCGGCGGCGACCATCAGCGAGCCGGCGACCGACGCCAAGGACGTGCCAGCGTCCACCGGCATCACCTTCACCACGAAGGACGCCGTGAAGACCGCCGTCGAGCTCAAGGACGCGGCCGGCAAGGCGGTCGAGGGCACCCTCGCCGCGGATGGCAAGACGTGGCTGCCGGCCGGCGCGCTGGCGTACGGCACGAGCTACACGGCGACCGTGACCGCCACCGGCGACGACGACCGTCCGGCCACCGCGACAAGCACCTTCACCACCATGGCCAAGCCGGGCAATCAGGTACGGGTGAGCAGCTTCCTCGGTGACAACCAGGTGGTCGGGGTCGGGATGCCACTGATCGTGAAGTTCAGCCGGGGCATCCCGGAGGACTACCGCGACGACGTGCAGCGCCGGATGACGGTGACCTCGACACCGGCGCAGGAGGGCATCTGGCACTGGGTCAGCCCGACCGAGATCCGATACCGGCCGAAGGAGTTCTGGAAGGCCGACAGCAAGGTCTCCTACCGGGTGCAGGCCGGCGGTCTGCCGATGGGTGAAGGCTGGTACGGCCGCGCCGACCTCTCGGTGGACGTCAAGATCGGCCCCTCGGTGATCATGACGGTGGACAACAAGACCAAGCGGATGACGGTGACCCGCAACGGCGCTCTGATCAAGACCATCCCGGTCAGCCTCGGCAAGAAGACCACCCCGTCGTCCAGCGGCACCATGGTCGTGATCGAGAAGCTGCGCAAGACGGTCTTCGACACCATGGAGGAGCTGGGCCCGGAGGAGGGCTACCGCACCAAGATTGACTTCGCTCAGCGGCTCACCTGGGGTGGGGAGTTCATCCACGCGGCCCCCTGGTCCGAAGGCCAGCAGGGCACCACGAACGTCTCACACGGCTGCGTAAACGTGTCGATGGCCAACGGCGACTGGCTGTTCAAGAACACCCAGGTCGGCGACCCGATCACGGTCAAGGGCACCGAGCGCAAGCTGCAGAACGGCAACGGCTGGACCGACTGGAACATGAGCTGGGACGAGTACGTCAAGGGCAGCGCCCTCCCGTACGAGCCCCCCGCCGACCCGGACACCACCCCGACCCCGGACGGCACGACCCCGTCACCCACACCCACCGCCTGA
- a CDS encoding L,D-transpeptidase — protein MTRFTRAGAVVGALTLVASLALTGCGDEQKKPEFVGGTSSPDVSAEPGSPVPSTPSSPSGPSLTLSPANGTKNKPVSTEISAKLADGAKVSAVTLTADGGGSVEGKLRTDGSTWVPSAPLKYGTRYTATLTANAADGTSSQGTSSFTTMAKPTSTIGSGLYLFDDKSYGVAMPVVTEFHPGIPKKDRAAVQKRMFVRTDPPQPGAWHWVANGTQAYYRAPEYWKPGTTITVRIALAGVPLSNGRYGDIDRKATAKIGRSFEMKVDNANKKMMVYENGALVRTVPVSLGKKSTPSSSGTMVVMEKKEATTFDTRDDPDPANRYVTDIEFAQRLTWGGEYIHAAPWSEHVQGRRNVSHGCVNVSMANARWLFERTRIGDPITVKGTERKLAAGNGWTAWSLSWSDFIKGSALPVPSGGAGPAL, from the coding sequence ATGACACGGTTCACGCGAGCCGGGGCGGTGGTGGGCGCCCTGACTCTGGTGGCGTCGCTGGCACTGACCGGATGCGGCGACGAGCAGAAGAAGCCGGAATTCGTTGGCGGGACGTCGTCGCCAGACGTGAGCGCCGAACCCGGCTCACCCGTGCCCTCGACGCCGAGTTCTCCAAGCGGGCCGTCGCTCACGCTGAGCCCGGCCAATGGCACGAAGAACAAGCCAGTGAGTACGGAGATCAGCGCGAAGCTGGCGGATGGCGCGAAGGTGTCCGCGGTCACCCTGACCGCCGACGGCGGGGGCTCGGTGGAGGGCAAGCTGCGCACCGACGGTTCCACCTGGGTGCCGTCCGCTCCGCTGAAGTACGGCACCCGCTACACCGCCACGCTGACGGCGAACGCCGCCGACGGCACGAGTAGCCAGGGCACCAGCAGTTTCACCACGATGGCCAAGCCGACGTCGACGATTGGGTCCGGCCTGTACCTCTTCGACGACAAGAGCTACGGGGTGGCCATGCCGGTGGTCACCGAGTTCCACCCGGGCATCCCGAAGAAGGACCGGGCGGCGGTGCAGAAGCGGATGTTCGTCCGCACCGACCCGCCGCAGCCGGGGGCCTGGCACTGGGTCGCCAACGGCACGCAGGCGTACTACCGGGCGCCGGAGTACTGGAAGCCGGGCACCACCATCACCGTGCGGATCGCCCTCGCGGGAGTGCCGCTGAGCAACGGCAGGTACGGCGACATCGACCGTAAGGCCACCGCCAAGATCGGCCGCTCGTTCGAGATGAAGGTCGACAACGCCAACAAGAAGATGATGGTGTACGAGAACGGCGCGCTGGTGCGCACCGTTCCGGTGAGCCTGGGCAAGAAGAGCACGCCGTCGTCCAGCGGCACGATGGTCGTGATGGAGAAGAAGGAAGCTACGACCTTCGACACCCGCGACGACCCGGACCCGGCCAACCGCTACGTCACGGACATCGAGTTCGCCCAGCGGCTCACCTGGGGTGGCGAGTACATCCACGCCGCACCCTGGTCAGAGCACGTGCAGGGGCGGCGGAACGTCTCGCACGGCTGCGTGAACGTGTCCATGGCGAACGCCCGGTGGCTGTTCGAGAGGACGCGGATTGGTGACCCGATCACGGTGAAGGGCACCGAGCGCAAGCTCGCCGCCGGCAACGGCTGGACGGCGTGGAGCCTGAGCTGGTCGGACTTCATCAAGGGCAGCGCGCTGCCGGTGCCCAGTGGCGGAGCCGGCCCGGCGCTCTGA
- a CDS encoding pentapeptide repeat-containing protein yields MRTTTVGNVKILLPDLDPEDLDRVTDLADGLSEALVEDASWRGVQLEDHRIRSSLITGGDLSESTWEAGSIYGCEITRTDFSGAVLTGVTIERCAITGSRFTGTRLTDVRLKDVLFDGCRFDYATFQRVAAVGSVAFTDCTLTHGTWSTCRLPGIALRSCDLAGLDLNSCHLDGADLRGSRLRGLKTPLDNLSGITLAENQLPDLTQLAVDALKLTVRID; encoded by the coding sequence ATGCGCACCACGACAGTCGGCAACGTGAAGATCCTGCTGCCCGACCTCGACCCGGAGGACCTCGACCGCGTTACCGACCTGGCCGACGGCCTCTCCGAGGCTCTCGTCGAGGACGCGTCGTGGCGCGGAGTGCAGCTGGAGGACCACCGCATCCGCAGCAGCCTGATCACCGGTGGCGACCTCAGCGAGAGCACCTGGGAAGCCGGCAGCATCTACGGCTGCGAGATCACCCGCACCGACTTCTCCGGCGCGGTCCTGACCGGAGTCACCATCGAACGGTGCGCCATCACCGGCTCACGGTTCACCGGCACCAGGCTCACCGATGTACGCCTCAAGGACGTTCTGTTCGACGGCTGCCGCTTCGACTACGCAACCTTCCAGCGGGTCGCCGCCGTCGGCTCGGTCGCCTTCACCGACTGCACCCTCACCCACGGCACGTGGTCCACCTGCCGCCTGCCCGGAATCGCGCTGCGGTCCTGCGACCTCGCCGGTCTGGATCTGAACTCCTGCCACCTCGACGGCGCCGACCTGCGGGGCAGCCGGCTCCGCGGGCTCAAGACGCCACTCGACAACCTGTCCGGCATCACCCTGGCGGAGAACCAACTCCCCGACCTCACCCAGCTGGCCGTTGACGCCCTCAAACTGACCGTACGCATCGACTGA
- a CDS encoding sigma-70 family RNA polymerase sigma factor, translated as MSREGEVVSVTYHAYPNRTDMAAVVDAARRGDQAAMDELVLHYLPLVYNIVGRALSRSADVDDVVQDTMLSVVRGLAGVRDPQLFRSWLVAVTMNEIRAYKQHRHTTPAPPEDIDNLIDPGSDFADLTLTQLRLSDQRREVVLATRWLDDDHRHLLSLWWLVEAGHLSRADLADALQLDPHHVTVRVARMKAQLDTARMVVRALAARPGCADLIDTASEWRGRPAPVWRKRFARHIRTCAHCRDVTSDLVPAERLLAGLALTPLPAGLAPQVRHKAHTVSGKSQGVATAGAHAKTAGVRQQARIAGLSLPKALVGVLAAVAVLGGGGIVVASYTAGPGQQPANATGAEPSTAITAPGSETTESAPASPSPAALDGASATSRPSSSPTKSATPTKSPTPTPTKSPTKSASKSTGSSTGVSAAEQRLLVLLNERRRALGLTEVKLRTTEQRAAEACVKQNLDTGAFEHCGHEVLFASSGNSSPEQMIEAWFNSPGHKTALTYASSRFAGPAIVFNGTRQIAAINIDY; from the coding sequence ATGTCCCGTGAAGGCGAGGTTGTGAGCGTGACCTATCACGCGTACCCGAACAGGACCGACATGGCCGCGGTGGTGGACGCGGCACGCCGCGGCGACCAGGCGGCGATGGACGAATTGGTCTTGCACTATCTGCCACTGGTGTACAACATCGTGGGCCGGGCGCTGAGCCGATCGGCGGACGTCGACGACGTCGTGCAGGACACGATGTTGAGCGTCGTGCGAGGGCTGGCGGGCGTACGCGATCCGCAGCTCTTCCGGTCGTGGCTGGTTGCCGTCACCATGAACGAGATCCGTGCCTACAAACAGCACCGGCACACCACACCAGCGCCGCCGGAGGACATCGACAACCTGATCGATCCGGGTTCCGATTTCGCGGACCTGACCCTGACCCAGCTTCGCCTGTCCGATCAGCGCCGGGAGGTCGTCCTGGCCACGCGCTGGCTGGACGACGACCACCGCCACCTGCTGTCCCTGTGGTGGCTGGTCGAGGCGGGTCACCTCTCCCGCGCCGACCTGGCCGATGCCCTACAGCTCGACCCACACCACGTGACCGTTCGCGTGGCCCGGATGAAGGCGCAGTTGGACACCGCTCGGATGGTGGTGCGAGCCCTCGCCGCCCGGCCCGGCTGCGCTGACCTGATCGACACGGCCTCCGAATGGCGCGGTCGACCGGCGCCGGTGTGGCGCAAGCGGTTCGCGCGGCACATTCGGACCTGCGCGCATTGTCGGGACGTCACGTCGGACCTGGTCCCGGCCGAGCGGCTGTTGGCGGGCCTCGCGCTCACGCCGCTTCCGGCCGGCCTCGCCCCGCAGGTCAGACATAAGGCGCACACCGTCTCCGGCAAGTCGCAGGGCGTTGCGACGGCAGGCGCACACGCGAAGACCGCCGGGGTGCGGCAGCAGGCCCGCATCGCGGGCCTGTCCCTACCCAAGGCCCTGGTGGGCGTCCTCGCGGCCGTCGCCGTGCTCGGAGGGGGAGGAATCGTCGTCGCCAGTTACACGGCCGGGCCGGGGCAGCAGCCGGCGAACGCGACAGGCGCGGAGCCCTCAACCGCGATCACCGCACCCGGCTCCGAGACCACCGAATCCGCGCCCGCATCGCCTTCCCCGGCGGCGCTCGACGGCGCCTCGGCCACCTCGCGCCCAAGCTCCAGCCCTACGAAGTCAGCGACGCCGACCAAATCGCCGACGCCGACGCCGACCAAATCGCCGACCAAATCGGCCAGCAAGTCCACCGGCTCGTCCACCGGCGTGTCTGCCGCCGAACAACGTCTGCTGGTGCTGCTCAACGAGCGGCGCCGCGCGCTCGGGCTGACCGAGGTCAAGCTGCGCACAACGGAACAACGCGCTGCGGAAGCATGCGTGAAGCAGAACCTGGATACGGGTGCCTTCGAGCACTGCGGCCATGAGGTCCTGTTCGCGTCCTCGGGCAACTCCTCACCCGAGCAGATGATCGAGGCCTGGTTCAACAGTCCCGGGCACAAGACGGCACTGACCTACGCCAGCTCCCGCTTTGCCGGCCCCGCCATCGTCTTCAACGGCACCCGCCAGATCGCTGCCATCAACATCGACTACTGA
- a CDS encoding DUF4132 domain-containing protein: protein MGTFDPEPALRLVVNRVKGWYERHDGFTLNPTDQRDFVNQLATVCGWAPADTARVLLAALNDPDGPYGLLPAQLELIPEATRQAELLGAAVAALKGAEADHDRRVAAAMTVIASLPRRHTITKETPLGEACREMWARTEQLLPAQPANVRQALFDALTVPEQDSDGRRTLIRCLLSAGGLDGSGWLDRLGAHARLDFHDWSWRLREWTWESIQTEYLAGRTHPAALATWRRTRIEHFIRDVGDPDETLWPIPNVGEQWADRAIADIEAMPEERRSAWQALLAHCLLGNDKARPTAAWQKSARLLLDAVGDDEFAGHADEWLPLVGLPRSLPLRVTTCCRGHFGDFPPRLPDRHNVGLLWGLIWLRAMCPPSEDTVRSLGQIAERAARKIPGHGPASPKLANVAVAALVDTDHPAALAQLARLASRLTYKSTLRIVEKGLTRHAEALGVGREDVEEMALPGFGLPLADKVGDCSYEVEVRGIDAAVVWRNADGKVVKAPPAQVRKDHSDELKELKTTVADIGATLVGTRDRLEGLLRRDRAWTVEQWRERFLDHPLARALARRLIWTVDGVACCWGGAALRTVDDEVFEPADAATVRLWHPVDDTSAVGSWRDFLARHAITQPFKQAHREQYLLTDAERTTGTYSNRFAAHIVRQHRLNALLSRRGWSYVRHRNDGASYDAPWLALPDWELRAELNIAGIDDGEDLTFDTMSTDQLRITREDGTPVPLEQVPAVVLSEVMRDVDLFVAVAGVGNDPNWFDGGPQGRYRDYWARNSFGDLTPPARTRREVLVELIPRLSIADRCTFTDRFLEVCGDLHTYRIHCGSGNILIAPDDRYLCIIPESAKAKEPEMFLPFEGDSRLAEIISKALLLAADKKIKDPVILHQL from the coding sequence ATGGGCACGTTCGACCCGGAGCCAGCACTGCGCCTGGTGGTCAACCGCGTCAAGGGGTGGTATGAGCGGCATGACGGCTTCACCCTCAACCCCACTGATCAGCGGGACTTCGTCAATCAGCTGGCCACGGTGTGTGGCTGGGCGCCGGCCGACACGGCTCGGGTGCTGCTCGCCGCGCTCAACGACCCGGATGGACCGTACGGTCTTCTTCCCGCACAGCTAGAACTCATTCCGGAGGCCACGCGACAAGCCGAGCTGCTCGGCGCGGCCGTGGCGGCGCTGAAGGGCGCCGAGGCGGATCACGATCGGCGGGTCGCTGCGGCGATGACGGTGATCGCAAGCCTGCCGCGCCGCCACACCATCACGAAGGAAACCCCGTTGGGGGAGGCCTGCCGCGAGATGTGGGCCCGGACGGAGCAACTCCTGCCCGCGCAGCCGGCAAACGTGCGGCAGGCACTGTTCGACGCGTTGACGGTGCCGGAGCAGGACAGCGACGGGCGGCGCACGCTGATCCGCTGTCTGCTCTCCGCCGGTGGGCTGGACGGTTCCGGATGGCTGGATCGGCTGGGCGCTCACGCCCGTCTGGATTTCCACGACTGGAGCTGGCGGCTCCGAGAATGGACGTGGGAGTCCATCCAGACGGAATACCTCGCCGGACGTACGCACCCGGCAGCGCTGGCAACCTGGCGTCGGACGAGGATCGAGCACTTCATTCGTGACGTGGGCGACCCGGACGAGACACTGTGGCCCATCCCCAACGTCGGTGAACAGTGGGCCGACCGCGCCATCGCGGACATCGAGGCGATGCCGGAGGAGCGCCGGTCAGCGTGGCAGGCGCTGCTCGCCCACTGCCTACTCGGCAATGACAAGGCGAGGCCGACCGCCGCCTGGCAGAAGAGCGCCCGACTGCTCCTCGACGCGGTCGGCGACGACGAGTTCGCCGGCCATGCCGACGAGTGGCTCCCGCTGGTGGGCCTGCCGCGCAGCCTGCCACTGCGCGTGACCACGTGTTGTCGCGGCCACTTTGGGGACTTTCCGCCACGGCTGCCCGACCGCCACAACGTCGGGCTGCTGTGGGGCCTGATCTGGCTGCGAGCGATGTGCCCGCCGTCGGAGGACACCGTGCGCAGCCTCGGGCAGATCGCGGAACGGGCCGCCCGCAAGATTCCCGGCCACGGTCCAGCGAGCCCGAAGTTGGCGAACGTCGCGGTTGCTGCGCTCGTCGACACCGATCATCCCGCCGCCCTCGCGCAACTGGCCCGGCTGGCGTCGCGGCTGACCTACAAGAGCACGCTGCGCATCGTCGAGAAGGGCCTGACCAGGCACGCCGAGGCGCTCGGCGTCGGCCGTGAGGACGTCGAGGAGATGGCGCTGCCCGGCTTCGGGCTGCCGCTCGCGGACAAGGTGGGTGACTGCTCGTACGAGGTTGAGGTGCGCGGCATCGACGCTGCTGTGGTGTGGCGCAACGCGGACGGCAAGGTGGTCAAGGCCCCTCCGGCGCAGGTGCGTAAGGACCACAGCGACGAGCTGAAGGAGTTGAAGACGACCGTCGCAGACATCGGCGCCACGCTGGTCGGCACCCGTGATCGCCTGGAGGGGCTGCTGCGGCGCGACCGGGCGTGGACCGTCGAGCAGTGGCGCGAGCGGTTCCTGGATCACCCGCTGGCCCGGGCCCTGGCCCGGCGGCTGATCTGGACCGTCGACGGCGTCGCCTGCTGCTGGGGCGGTGCTGCCCTTCGGACCGTGGACGACGAGGTGTTCGAGCCCGCCGACGCCGCCACGGTCCGGCTGTGGCATCCGGTCGACGACACGTCCGCGGTCGGATCCTGGCGCGACTTCCTGGCCCGGCACGCGATCACCCAGCCGTTCAAGCAGGCGCACCGGGAGCAGTACCTGCTGACCGATGCGGAGCGAACCACCGGCACCTATTCCAATCGATTCGCCGCGCACATCGTGCGCCAGCATCGCCTCAACGCGCTCCTGTCCCGGCGTGGCTGGTCGTACGTTCGACACCGCAACGACGGCGCCTCCTACGACGCGCCTTGGCTGGCCCTTCCCGACTGGGAGTTGCGCGCCGAGCTGAACATCGCCGGGATCGATGACGGCGAAGACCTGACGTTCGACACGATGTCGACCGATCAGCTGCGGATCACCCGGGAGGACGGCACGCCGGTGCCGCTGGAGCAGGTTCCGGCGGTCGTGCTGAGTGAGGTGATGCGCGACGTCGACCTGTTCGTGGCCGTGGCCGGGGTGGGCAACGATCCGAACTGGTTCGACGGTGGTCCCCAGGGCCGGTATCGCGACTACTGGGCACGGAACAGCTTCGGCGACCTCACCCCGCCGGCCCGGACGCGCCGGGAGGTGCTGGTCGAGCTGATCCCTCGGCTGTCGATCGCCGACCGCTGCACCTTCACCGACAGGTTCCTCGAGGTTTGCGGCGATCTGCACACGTACCGCATCCACTGCGGTTCGGGCAACATCCTGATCGCCCCGGACGACCGCTACCTGTGCATCATCCCGGAGTCGGCGAAGGCGAAGGAGCCGGAGATGTTCCTGCCCTTCGAAGGCGACAGCCGGCTAGCCGAGATCATCAGCAAGGCGCTGCTGCTGGCGGCCGACAAGAAGATCAAGGACCCGGTGATCCTGCACCAGTTGTGA
- a CDS encoding NAD(P)/FAD-dependent oxidoreductase, whose translation MKHAVVVGASAAGLAAAETLRSEGYDGILTLIGAEIDPPYDRPPLSKQILASAWDADRLALRTLEQLTALRLDLRLGARATGLDLAERIVRLADGTPIPYDGLIIATGVRPRRLPGVGAHVLRTLSDALTLRRSLRPGTRLAVVGAGFLGAECAAVARGLGCDVVLLEPAPVPLAHAVGEQIGRVLSQAHREHGVDLRTGVTVTAVTDTGVLLSGGDLVEADEVLVAIGSQPNTEWLDGSGLEIADGLVCDQYSAAAPGVYGAGDVARWHNPLFGVTMRVEHRTNAAEQGMAAARNLLYPDARKPFAPVPYFWSDQYDMKIHAYGDLRGSDEVAVVDGNLEQRRFVAAYRSGDRLVGALAVGMPPKAIRPWRQAIATGAAWAIR comes from the coding sequence GTGAAGCACGCTGTCGTGGTGGGTGCCTCGGCAGCCGGCCTCGCCGCCGCCGAAACCCTCCGCAGCGAGGGCTACGACGGCATCCTCACGCTGATCGGTGCGGAGATCGATCCACCGTACGATCGTCCGCCGCTGTCCAAGCAGATCCTCGCCTCCGCTTGGGACGCCGACCGGCTGGCCCTGCGGACCCTGGAGCAGCTGACCGCACTGCGCCTGGACCTGCGGCTCGGTGCCCGCGCAACCGGGCTGGACCTGGCGGAACGCATCGTGCGGCTGGCCGACGGCACCCCGATTCCCTACGACGGGCTGATCATCGCCACCGGGGTGCGACCGCGGCGGCTTCCGGGCGTGGGCGCGCACGTCCTGCGTACCCTCAGTGACGCGCTCACCCTGCGCCGGAGCTTGCGGCCCGGCACCCGGTTGGCTGTCGTCGGCGCCGGGTTCCTCGGCGCGGAATGCGCCGCCGTGGCCCGCGGCCTCGGCTGCGACGTCGTCCTGCTCGAACCGGCACCGGTGCCGCTCGCCCACGCCGTCGGTGAGCAGATCGGGCGGGTCCTCTCTCAAGCGCACCGCGAACACGGCGTCGACCTACGCACCGGCGTCACAGTCACGGCTGTCACCGACACCGGTGTGCTGCTGAGCGGAGGAGATCTGGTCGAAGCCGACGAGGTCCTGGTCGCGATCGGGTCGCAGCCCAACACCGAATGGCTCGACGGCAGCGGCCTGGAGATCGCCGACGGACTGGTCTGCGACCAGTACAGCGCCGCCGCGCCGGGCGTCTACGGCGCCGGCGACGTCGCTCGCTGGCACAACCCGCTGTTCGGGGTGACCATGCGCGTCGAGCACCGCACCAACGCCGCCGAGCAGGGCATGGCGGCCGCCCGGAACCTGCTGTATCCCGATGCGCGTAAGCCGTTCGCGCCGGTGCCGTACTTCTGGTCCGATCAGTACGACATGAAGATCCACGCCTACGGTGACCTGCGCGGCAGCGACGAGGTCGCCGTCGTTGACGGCAACCTGGAACAGCGACGGTTCGTGGCCGCGTACCGCAGCGGCGACCGTCTGGTCGGCGCCCTCGCCGTCGGCATGCCGCCCAAGGCCATCCGCCCGTGGCGGCAGGCCATCGCTACCGGCGCCGCCTGGGCGATCAGGTGA
- a CDS encoding ferredoxin: MTLRVEFDEPKCVAAGQCAMVAPDVFDQRDEDGVAIVLDAEPGPEHHDEVREAAAVCPAAAIRLVER; encoded by the coding sequence ATGACGTTGCGCGTGGAGTTCGACGAACCGAAGTGCGTCGCGGCCGGGCAGTGCGCGATGGTCGCCCCCGACGTCTTCGACCAACGCGACGAGGACGGTGTCGCGATCGTGCTCGACGCCGAGCCGGGCCCGGAACACCACGACGAGGTGCGCGAGGCGGCTGCTGTCTGCCCGGCGGCCGCGATCCGCCTGGTGGAGCGGTGA